Proteins from a single region of Nocardioides anomalus:
- a CDS encoding TOBE domain-containing protein produces MKLSTRNQLRGTVTGVTTGEAMAVVKVQLDGGETITSSITREAAEDLGLEPGSAVVVLIKSTEVGLGVED; encoded by the coding sequence ATGAAGCTCTCCACGCGCAACCAGCTCCGCGGGACCGTGACCGGCGTGACCACCGGCGAGGCCATGGCCGTGGTCAAGGTGCAGCTGGACGGCGGCGAGACCATCACCTCCTCGATCACCCGCGAGGCCGCCGAGGACCTCGGGCTCGAGCCCGGTTCCGCAGTGGTCGTGCTGATCAAGTCCACCGAGGTCGGGCTCGGCGTCGAGGACTGA
- a CDS encoding DUF2149 domain-containing protein encodes MIRVKPHARRHEDRAGDPLDGLVNLFDLGIVLSVGFLLAALSSLNLAGQFTDGRTAQDDTITVPQDAETGEVPADGQQVVGNGAEVGKVYRLDDGRLVYVVEPGSTASSSPSASTTSSPPAP; translated from the coding sequence GTGATCCGGGTCAAGCCGCACGCGCGACGCCACGAGGACCGCGCCGGCGACCCGCTCGACGGCCTGGTCAACCTCTTCGACCTCGGCATCGTCTTGTCGGTCGGGTTCCTGCTCGCCGCGCTGTCGTCGCTCAACCTGGCCGGACAGTTCACCGACGGCAGGACGGCCCAGGACGACACGATCACGGTGCCCCAGGACGCCGAGACCGGCGAGGTGCCCGCCGACGGCCAGCAGGTCGTCGGCAACGGCGCCGAGGTCGGCAAGGTCTACCGGCTCGACGACGGCCGGCTGGTCTACGTCGTCGAGCCCGGCTCCACCGCCTCGTCGAGTCCCAGCGCCTCGACGACGTCGTCACCACCCGCGCCGTGA
- a CDS encoding succinic semialdehyde dehydrogenase has protein sequence MSDRNPSPAGGPLVEGPRDPEHDATASYALEPEYAASLTRRVLATTGRTVEVRSPLNGAPLAHIPQSSAEDVAAAYARARKAQQAWQRVSLDDRAAILLRLHDLILERQDEIIDLIVWESGKARKHAFDEPLHVALTARYYARTAHEHLDTQRKLGVVPGLTRVEVNRVPKGVVGIISPWNYPFTMALCDGLPALLAGNAVVAKPDAQTMLSALWGAQLLEEAGFPADLWTVVAGPGAEIGPELVARSDYVCFTGSTATGRLIAQGCAERLIGCSLELGGKNPILVLRDADLERAAEGAVRAAFSNAGQLCVSMERMFVADQVYDRFVERFVARTEAMSLGASLDWGVDMGSLISQQQLDTVTRHVEDAVAKGARVLTGGRHRPDLGPYFYEPTILEGVTPEMTCFGEETFGPVIALYRFHDEADAVARANAGEYGLNASIYSQDGARARAIARFVKCGTVNINEAFAATFASIDSPMGGMRQSGMGRRQGAEGIHRYTESQSVATQRLLRFGPVLGMSDATYAKVMTANLKLMKKLGRA, from the coding sequence ATGAGCGACCGGAACCCCAGTCCCGCCGGCGGTCCACTGGTCGAGGGGCCGCGCGACCCCGAGCACGACGCCACGGCGTCGTACGCCCTCGAGCCGGAGTACGCCGCCAGCCTGACCCGGCGGGTCCTGGCCACGACCGGGCGCACGGTGGAGGTGCGCAGCCCGCTCAACGGGGCGCCGCTCGCCCACATCCCTCAGTCGAGCGCCGAGGACGTGGCGGCGGCGTACGCCCGGGCGCGCAAGGCGCAGCAGGCCTGGCAGCGCGTCTCGCTCGACGACCGGGCGGCCATCCTGCTCCGACTGCACGACCTGATCCTGGAGCGCCAGGACGAGATCATCGACCTGATCGTGTGGGAGTCCGGCAAGGCCCGCAAGCACGCCTTCGACGAGCCGCTGCACGTCGCGCTGACCGCGCGCTACTACGCCCGCACGGCGCATGAGCACCTCGACACCCAGCGCAAGCTCGGCGTGGTGCCGGGGCTGACGCGGGTCGAGGTCAACCGGGTGCCCAAGGGCGTCGTCGGGATCATCAGCCCCTGGAACTACCCGTTCACCATGGCGCTCTGCGACGGCCTCCCGGCTCTGCTCGCCGGCAACGCGGTGGTGGCCAAGCCGGACGCGCAGACCATGCTGTCCGCGCTCTGGGGCGCGCAGCTGCTGGAGGAGGCCGGCTTCCCGGCCGACCTGTGGACCGTGGTGGCCGGCCCGGGCGCGGAGATCGGCCCGGAGCTCGTGGCGCGCTCGGACTACGTCTGCTTCACCGGCTCGACCGCCACCGGCCGGCTGATCGCGCAGGGCTGCGCGGAGCGGCTCATCGGCTGCTCGCTCGAGCTGGGCGGCAAGAACCCGATCCTGGTCCTGCGCGACGCCGACCTCGAGCGCGCGGCCGAGGGCGCCGTGCGCGCGGCGTTCTCGAACGCCGGGCAGCTGTGCGTCTCGATGGAGCGGATGTTCGTGGCCGACCAGGTCTACGACCGGTTCGTCGAGCGGTTCGTCGCCCGCACCGAGGCGATGTCGCTGGGCGCCTCGCTCGACTGGGGCGTGGACATGGGCTCGCTGATCTCCCAGCAGCAGCTCGACACCGTCACCCGCCACGTCGAGGACGCGGTGGCCAAGGGCGCGCGGGTGCTGACCGGCGGCCGGCACCGGCCCGACCTCGGCCCCTACTTCTACGAGCCGACGATCCTCGAGGGCGTGACGCCGGAGATGACGTGCTTCGGCGAGGAGACCTTCGGGCCGGTCATCGCGCTCTACCGCTTCCACGACGAGGCCGACGCGGTGGCGCGGGCCAACGCCGGGGAGTACGGCCTCAACGCCTCGATCTACAGCCAGGACGGCGCACGGGCGCGGGCCATCGCCCGGTTCGTGAAGTGCGGGACGGTCAACATCAACGAGGCCTTCGCCGCGACCTTCGCCTCCATCGACTCGCCCATGGGCGGCATGCGCCAGTCCGGCATGGGCCGGCGCCAGGGGGCCGAGGGCATCCACCGCTACACCGAGTCGCAGTCGGTGGCCACCCAGCGGCTGCTGCGGTTCGGGCCGGTGCTGGGGATGTCGGATGCGACGTACGCCAAGGTCATGACGGCGAACCTGAAGCTGATGAAGAAGCTGGGGCGGGCATGA
- a CDS encoding ABC transporter permease, protein MNFFLDGLQQAWDLIWSGNPELVQLLEVTLQVVAVSTGVSLVLGLPVGLALALGRFPGRGVLVVVANTGFALPPVVVGLVLALLMFPQAPLGGLDLLFTLRGVFIAQTCLALPLMVALTVSAVRDTPPGLLDQARAFGAGRLDLALLAAREARTGILAATIAAVGSGLSEVGAIVLVGGNIRGYDQTLASAALESIGAGRYAEGMAIGIILLGLIVVLTSALTWLQYGRRSRRTAWSAS, encoded by the coding sequence GTGAACTTCTTCCTGGACGGCCTGCAGCAGGCGTGGGACCTGATCTGGAGCGGCAACCCCGAGCTGGTCCAGCTCCTCGAGGTGACGCTGCAGGTCGTCGCGGTCTCGACCGGGGTCTCCCTCGTGCTCGGTCTGCCGGTGGGGCTCGCGCTCGCCCTCGGCCGGTTCCCGGGTCGGGGCGTGCTGGTGGTCGTGGCCAACACCGGGTTCGCGCTGCCGCCGGTCGTCGTGGGCCTGGTGCTCGCGCTGCTGATGTTCCCGCAGGCCCCGCTGGGCGGCCTCGACCTGCTCTTCACCCTCCGGGGCGTCTTCATCGCCCAGACCTGCCTGGCCCTCCCGCTGATGGTCGCGCTGACGGTCTCGGCGGTGCGCGACACCCCACCCGGCCTGCTCGACCAGGCGCGGGCCTTCGGCGCCGGCCGGCTGGACCTCGCTCTCCTGGCCGCTCGCGAGGCGCGGACCGGGATCCTCGCAGCCACCATCGCTGCGGTCGGCTCGGGCCTGTCCGAGGTCGGCGCCATCGTGCTCGTCGGCGGCAACATCCGCGGCTACGACCAGACCCTGGCCAGCGCGGCCCTGGAGTCGATCGGCGCCGGTCGCTACGCCGAGGGCATGGCCATCGGCATCATCCTGCTCGGGCTCATCGTCGTGCTCACGTCCGCGCTGACCTGGCTGCAGTACGGACGCCGGTCGCGACGTACGGCATGGTCCGCCTCGTGA
- a CDS encoding substrate-binding domain-containing protein codes for MSALSRRSGRRSVLAGSALALGAALVVLPAPAAHAATPFVVIGTSDVSDSNLVASVIEPRFEAAYPQYDLQYIAKGTGAALTDARNGLAAAAIVHAASIENQFVADGYSLEPYGRLVFWGDYVLLGPNDDPAGVAASAPNDIVAAFEKVAAAGAAGKADFVSRGGTPGTAVQERALWALTSGVATCAVGAPAGGGTRPKDPASPSTQCTSPDDTTPDPDGAPFPTWYHTGNAGSQATNVNIANTCSTATNPSGKCYVFTDRGTYKYLRSTGQAQNLKIVTRDNSSGARGGRDALINVFHAYAVNPAKFADPSTTKTDPVAAKLFLDFLTSPATQSAIGAHLASDGDAAFVPSASPQLSASFASTSFKAGRKTTITGTLANAVPGYPALGGVTVSLQEFSGSSPLSVPKTVKQATTDATGAFSMKYRVRPGKVYRVGTAENSKVELPNLNPPFGDLLAPASSPVGTASGVALRKVVDLKGPRVKVTGDLKPKPTSGKAKVTVYAAKKGQKLKKVGRLKVKDGKAAFSFTTSLPAGTWRFQVLYKDGAKLLPATSKTVTVKVS; via the coding sequence ATGTCCGCACTCTCTCGTCGTAGCGGGCGCCGGTCGGTCCTGGCCGGCTCCGCGCTCGCCCTGGGCGCCGCCCTCGTCGTGCTGCCCGCCCCGGCCGCGCACGCCGCCACGCCGTTCGTCGTCATCGGCACCAGCGACGTCTCCGACTCCAACCTGGTCGCCTCGGTGATCGAGCCGCGCTTCGAGGCGGCCTACCCGCAGTACGACCTGCAGTACATCGCCAAGGGCACCGGTGCCGCGCTGACCGACGCCCGCAACGGACTGGCCGCCGCGGCGATCGTGCACGCGGCCTCGATCGAGAACCAGTTCGTCGCCGACGGCTACTCCCTCGAGCCGTACGGTCGCCTCGTCTTCTGGGGCGACTACGTCCTGCTCGGCCCCAACGACGACCCGGCGGGAGTCGCGGCGTCCGCGCCGAACGACATCGTCGCGGCGTTCGAGAAGGTCGCCGCCGCCGGTGCGGCCGGCAAGGCCGACTTCGTCTCCCGTGGCGGTACACCGGGCACGGCTGTGCAGGAGCGCGCGCTGTGGGCCCTGACCAGCGGGGTGGCGACCTGCGCGGTCGGCGCGCCCGCGGGCGGCGGCACGCGCCCCAAGGACCCGGCCAGCCCCAGCACCCAGTGCACGAGCCCGGACGACACCACCCCCGACCCCGACGGGGCGCCGTTCCCGACCTGGTACCACACCGGCAACGCGGGCAGTCAGGCTACGAACGTCAACATCGCCAACACCTGCAGCACGGCCACCAACCCCAGCGGCAAGTGCTACGTCTTCACCGACCGCGGCACCTACAAGTACCTGCGCTCCACCGGCCAGGCCCAGAACCTGAAGATCGTGACCCGCGACAACTCTTCCGGCGCGCGCGGTGGGCGCGACGCCCTCATCAACGTCTTCCACGCCTACGCGGTGAATCCGGCCAAGTTCGCGGACCCGTCCACGACCAAGACCGACCCGGTCGCGGCCAAGCTGTTCCTCGACTTCCTGACCTCGCCGGCCACCCAGAGCGCGATCGGTGCGCACCTGGCCTCGGACGGCGACGCGGCGTTCGTCCCGTCGGCCTCGCCGCAGCTGAGCGCGAGCTTCGCCAGCACGTCGTTCAAGGCCGGCAGGAAGACGACGATCACCGGGACGTTGGCGAACGCCGTGCCCGGCTACCCGGCCCTCGGCGGGGTCACGGTGAGCCTGCAGGAGTTCTCGGGGTCCTCGCCGTTGTCGGTGCCGAAGACGGTCAAGCAGGCGACGACCGACGCCACCGGGGCGTTCTCCATGAAGTACCGGGTGAGGCCGGGCAAGGTCTACCGGGTCGGCACCGCAGAGAACAGCAAGGTCGAGCTGCCCAACCTGAACCCCCCGTTCGGCGACCTGCTGGCCCCGGCCTCGTCCCCGGTCGGGACCGCGAGCGGCGTCGCGCTGCGCAAGGTCGTCGACCTCAAGGGCCCGCGGGTGAAGGTGACCGGTGACCTGAAGCCGAAGCCGACCAGCGGCAAGGCCAAGGTGACGGTGTACGCCGCCAAGAAGGGCCAGAAGCTCAAGAAGGTCGGCAGGCTCAAGGTGAAGGACGGCAAGGCCGCCTTCAGCTTCACGACCTCGCTGCCGGCCGGGACCTGGCGGTTCCAGGTGCTGTACAAGGACGGCGCGAAGCTGCTGCCCGCCACTTCCAAGACGGTGACGGTGAAGGTGTCCTGA
- a CDS encoding helix-turn-helix transcriptional regulator codes for MRARGSRRLAERLAERAAPSDRGALSLDDLAALVYRELAADVAYDFACLAVTDPASGVVTWASKTRSLGIGDEEFAAAEYGGPDVNKFEDIARRTPPVGLLSVDTNGHPETCRRHRDFMQPRFGFTDELRAAFVSRGAVWGALGVYRGPGDPPFTTEDGDAVAEAAPVLAQAIQRSLFQLPADPDPATVDTGHGGPAVLVVDEADRATHLTPAARTALDELGGRDHGSLPANLLAVVATCRHTGAPFGTRVRTPAGQWLSLRAAPLAGDDADQPGSDAAETGRDVVVTVEPAPRAALSRLALTAHGLTAREEEVALLVLQGANTRSIAAALHLSPHTVQDHLKKVFAKVGVASRRELTAKLMLA; via the coding sequence GTGCGCGCACGGGGGTCACGACGTCTGGCCGAGCGACTGGCCGAGCGGGCCGCGCCCTCCGACCGCGGCGCACTGAGCCTCGACGACCTGGCCGCGCTCGTCTACCGCGAGCTGGCCGCGGACGTGGCGTACGACTTCGCCTGCCTCGCGGTCACCGACCCCGCGTCCGGGGTCGTGACCTGGGCGTCGAAGACCCGCTCGCTGGGGATCGGCGACGAGGAGTTCGCCGCAGCGGAGTACGGCGGCCCCGACGTCAACAAGTTCGAGGACATCGCCCGCCGCACGCCGCCGGTCGGCCTGCTGTCGGTCGACACCAACGGGCACCCCGAGACCTGCCGCCGGCACCGCGACTTCATGCAGCCCCGCTTCGGCTTCACCGACGAGCTCCGCGCCGCCTTCGTCAGCCGCGGTGCGGTCTGGGGCGCGCTCGGCGTCTACCGCGGACCGGGCGACCCGCCCTTCACGACCGAGGACGGCGACGCGGTGGCCGAGGCCGCTCCGGTCCTCGCCCAGGCCATCCAGCGCAGCCTCTTCCAGCTGCCCGCCGACCCCGACCCCGCCACCGTGGACACCGGTCACGGCGGCCCCGCGGTTCTCGTCGTCGACGAGGCCGACCGCGCCACCCACCTCACCCCCGCCGCCCGCACCGCCCTGGACGAGCTCGGCGGCCGCGACCACGGCTCGCTGCCCGCCAACCTCCTCGCCGTCGTCGCCACCTGCCGGCACACCGGCGCGCCCTTCGGCACCCGCGTCCGCACCCCGGCCGGCCAGTGGCTCAGCCTGCGCGCCGCGCCCCTCGCCGGCGACGACGCCGACCAGCCCGGCTCCGACGCAGCCGAGACCGGCCGCGACGTCGTCGTCACCGTCGAGCCCGCCCCGCGCGCCGCCCTCAGCCGCCTCGCCCTGACCGCCCACGGCCTCACCGCCCGCGAGGAGGAGGTCGCCCTCCTCGTCCTGCAGGGCGCCAACACCCGCAGCATCGCCGCCGCCCTGCACCTGTCGCCGCACACCGTCCAGGACCACCTCAAGAAGGTCTTCGCCAAGGTCGGCGTGGCCAGTCGCCGCGAGCTGACCGCCAAGCTGATGCTCGCCTGA
- a CDS encoding TOBE domain-containing protein: MSVEHLGIGEVAQALGVSIDTLRRWERNGRLTFERQGNRRVLRVDELRRLLDDGRPRHVSSAPNHWAGTVVAVHVDGLMAQVELACGDVRVTALMTRDSAEELHLRPGRSATAVVSAAHVTVEVDAPAVAP; this comes from the coding sequence GTGAGCGTTGAGCACCTCGGCATCGGCGAGGTGGCCCAGGCCCTCGGCGTCAGCATCGACACGCTGCGCCGCTGGGAGCGCAACGGACGGCTGACGTTCGAGCGCCAGGGCAACCGTCGCGTCCTCCGAGTGGACGAGCTGCGGCGGCTGCTTGACGACGGGCGTCCGCGCCACGTCTCGAGCGCGCCCAACCACTGGGCCGGCACGGTAGTGGCCGTGCACGTCGACGGGCTCATGGCCCAGGTCGAGCTGGCCTGCGGCGACGTCCGCGTCACCGCCCTCATGACCCGGGACTCGGCCGAGGAGCTCCACCTGCGCCCGGGCCGGTCGGCCACCGCCGTGGTCAGTGCCGCCCACGTCACCGTGGAGGTCGACGCCCCGGCCGTCGCGCCCTGA
- a CDS encoding GMC family oxidoreductase: MSEQFDFDVLVVGSGFGGSVTALRLTEKGYRVGVLEAGPRFRDEDFASGTFDLKKYLWAPALGMYGIQRIDAVRDTMIVAGAGVGGGSLVYANTLYEPLPAFYTDPQWSHITDWKDELAPYYDQAKRMLGVVENPVRTPSDDVMEKVATDMGVGETFHPTPVGVFFGGPGQVAGERVEDPYFGGAGPARNTCLNCGECMSGCRHNAKNTLVKNYLYLAEQNGAQVLPLTTVTRISPRSAGGYDVRVKFTKARTSRGARVLTAEHVVMAAASLGTQKLLHRMKDEGHLPRLSKRLGFLSRTNSESILGAIAPAGDATDYTYGVAITSSFHPDADTHVEPCRYGKGFNTMAMLQTVLTDGDESGSPTRIRTWLRELWTQRRNVRELYDFKHWSERTVIALVMQSLDNSITTYGKKTLGVWRMTSRQGHGAPNPTWIPVANETVRRIAAKVGGTPGGNIGEPFGMPLTAHFIGGCAIGDSAETGVVDPYQRVFGHPGLHVADGSAVTANLGVNPSLTITAQAERAMSFWPNKGEADPRPALGAAYERIAPVAPQAPVVPDSAPGALRLPIVGVS; this comes from the coding sequence ATGAGCGAGCAGTTCGACTTCGACGTCCTGGTCGTCGGCTCCGGGTTCGGCGGGTCGGTCACCGCGCTGCGGCTGACCGAGAAGGGCTACCGCGTCGGCGTGCTCGAGGCCGGGCCGCGCTTCCGCGACGAGGACTTCGCCTCGGGGACCTTCGACCTCAAGAAGTACCTCTGGGCGCCGGCGCTCGGGATGTACGGCATCCAGCGCATCGACGCGGTGCGCGACACGATGATCGTGGCCGGCGCGGGGGTCGGCGGCGGGTCGCTGGTCTACGCCAACACGCTCTACGAGCCGCTGCCGGCGTTCTACACCGACCCGCAGTGGTCGCACATCACGGACTGGAAGGACGAGCTCGCGCCGTACTACGACCAGGCCAAGCGGATGCTCGGCGTGGTCGAGAACCCCGTGCGCACCCCGTCGGACGACGTGATGGAGAAGGTCGCCACCGACATGGGCGTCGGCGAGACCTTCCACCCGACGCCGGTCGGCGTCTTCTTCGGCGGCCCGGGCCAGGTGGCGGGGGAGCGGGTCGAGGACCCGTACTTCGGCGGCGCCGGTCCGGCGCGCAACACCTGCCTCAACTGCGGTGAGTGCATGAGCGGCTGTCGGCACAACGCCAAGAACACGCTGGTGAAGAACTACCTCTACCTCGCCGAGCAGAACGGCGCGCAGGTGCTGCCGCTGACCACGGTCACGCGCATCTCGCCGCGGTCGGCCGGTGGCTACGACGTGCGGGTGAAGTTCACCAAGGCCCGCACCTCGCGCGGCGCGCGCGTCCTCACCGCCGAGCACGTGGTGATGGCCGCCGCGTCGCTGGGCACCCAGAAGCTGCTGCACCGGATGAAGGACGAGGGGCACCTGCCCCGGCTGTCGAAGCGGCTGGGCTTCCTCTCGCGCACCAACTCCGAGTCGATCCTCGGCGCGATCGCGCCGGCCGGCGACGCGACGGACTACACCTACGGCGTGGCCATCACCTCGTCGTTCCACCCCGACGCCGACACCCACGTCGAGCCCTGCCGCTACGGCAAGGGGTTCAACACCATGGCCATGCTCCAGACCGTGCTGACCGACGGCGACGAGTCCGGCTCGCCGACGCGGATCAGGACGTGGCTGCGCGAGCTGTGGACCCAGCGACGCAACGTGCGTGAGCTCTACGACTTCAAGCACTGGTCGGAGCGCACCGTCATCGCGCTGGTCATGCAGAGCCTGGACAACTCGATCACGACGTACGGCAAGAAGACCCTCGGCGTGTGGCGGATGACCTCGCGCCAGGGCCACGGCGCGCCCAACCCGACGTGGATCCCGGTGGCCAACGAGACCGTGCGGCGGATCGCGGCCAAGGTCGGCGGCACGCCCGGCGGCAACATCGGCGAGCCGTTCGGCATGCCGCTGACCGCTCACTTCATCGGCGGCTGCGCCATCGGCGACTCCGCCGAGACCGGTGTCGTCGACCCCTACCAGCGGGTCTTCGGCCACCCCGGCCTGCACGTCGCGGACGGCTCCGCCGTCACCGCCAACCTGGGCGTGAACCCCTCGCTCACCATCACCGCCCAGGCCGAGCGGGCGATGAGCTTCTGGCCCAACAAGGGCGAGGCCGACCCCCGCCCGGCCCTCGGCGCGGCGTACGAGCGGATCGCCCCGGTCGCGCCCCAGGCGCCCGTCGTCCCGGACTCGGCGCCCGGCGCCCTGCGTCTGCCCATCGTCGGGGTCTCCTGA
- a CDS encoding MotA/TolQ/ExbB proton channel family protein — protein MKDDLYQAVFRASEALEVPVIVLALSSLAWVVVEIGAFAAETLRRRRRSLKALVAAAAGARDAIGRDDRGAAATALEAVAWSPAMGEVLGEFAAEAGTPGAEPRLMKLLADFDFGRQRRLARTRLLVRTGPALGLMGTLIPLSPALEGLASGDVATLSDNLRLAFSVTVLGLLVGAVAFALSLFRDRIYGQDGSDLEYVAAVLTADPEPEASRHREASR, from the coding sequence GTGAAGGACGACCTGTACCAGGCGGTCTTCCGCGCCTCCGAGGCGCTGGAGGTCCCGGTGATCGTGCTGGCCCTGTCCTCCCTGGCCTGGGTCGTGGTCGAGATCGGTGCGTTCGCCGCCGAGACCCTGCGCCGGCGGCGTCGCAGCCTCAAGGCGCTGGTCGCGGCGGCGGCCGGGGCGCGCGACGCCATCGGGCGAGACGACCGGGGGGCGGCGGCCACCGCCCTCGAGGCCGTGGCGTGGAGCCCGGCGATGGGCGAGGTGCTCGGCGAGTTCGCGGCCGAGGCCGGGACGCCCGGCGCCGAGCCGAGGCTCATGAAGCTGCTTGCCGACTTCGACTTCGGTCGGCAGCGCCGGCTGGCCCGCACCCGCCTGCTCGTCCGCACCGGCCCGGCCCTCGGGCTGATGGGCACGCTCATCCCGCTCTCCCCCGCCCTCGAGGGGCTGGCCAGCGGCGACGTCGCGACCCTGTCGGACAACCTGCGCCTGGCCTTCAGCGTGACCGTGCTCGGCCTGCTGGTGGGCGCGGTCGCGTTCGCCCTGTCGCTCTTCCGGGACCGGATCTACGGTCAGGACGGCTCCGACCTCGAGTACGTCGCGGCCGTGCTCACCGCGGACCCCGAGCCCGAGGCGAGCCGGCACCGCGAGGCGTCCCGGTGA
- a CDS encoding ATP-binding cassette domain-containing protein, translated as MSLLTLQDVAVRRGRREVVHDLSLVVERGETVAVLGPNGAGKSTLLEAVGGVLPVAGGTRTIDGRVASVLQTPGLARRSVRANVQLALAWWGVPRGQRRARAMEALEQLRAGHLSERPADSLSGGERRRVHVARGLALRPDLLLLDEPFAGLDPEARAALCEDTSSALREGAGGVLVVVHDRAEAWALADRLVVLMDGRTVAAGPPAELLAAPPSAEVARFLGYDGELRRGDQVLLTRLPHVVLDPAGDLDATVVRTLPQQDGIRVELRLADGVLRAWHHEPGLRAGDDVRVRLIGGVTFPGGEEASGER; from the coding sequence GTGAGCCTCCTGACGCTGCAGGACGTGGCGGTGCGCCGGGGCCGGCGCGAGGTCGTGCACGACCTGTCCCTCGTCGTCGAGCGCGGTGAGACCGTCGCGGTCCTCGGCCCCAACGGCGCCGGCAAGAGCACACTGCTCGAGGCCGTCGGTGGCGTGCTGCCGGTCGCCGGCGGCACCCGCACCATCGACGGTCGGGTGGCCTCGGTGCTGCAGACGCCCGGACTCGCGCGCCGCTCGGTCCGGGCCAACGTCCAGCTGGCCCTGGCCTGGTGGGGCGTGCCTCGCGGCCAGCGCCGCGCGCGGGCCATGGAGGCCCTCGAGCAGCTGCGTGCCGGCCACCTGTCCGAGCGACCGGCCGACTCCCTGTCCGGTGGCGAGCGGCGGCGGGTGCACGTCGCGCGCGGGCTCGCGCTCCGCCCCGATCTGCTGCTCCTCGACGAGCCGTTCGCCGGTCTCGACCCCGAGGCCCGCGCCGCGCTCTGCGAGGACACCTCTTCGGCCCTGCGCGAGGGCGCGGGCGGCGTGCTCGTGGTCGTCCACGACCGGGCCGAGGCCTGGGCGCTGGCCGACCGCCTCGTGGTGCTCATGGACGGGCGCACCGTCGCCGCCGGCCCGCCCGCGGAGCTCCTGGCCGCGCCGCCGAGCGCCGAGGTCGCCCGCTTCCTCGGGTACGACGGCGAGTTGCGCCGCGGCGACCAGGTGTTGCTGACCAGGCTGCCGCACGTGGTCCTCGACCCGGCCGGCGATCTCGACGCGACGGTCGTGCGGACCCTGCCACAACAGGACGGCATCCGCGTCGAGCTGCGCCTCGCCGACGGCGTGCTGCGCGCCTGGCACCACGAGCCGGGGCTGCGCGCCGGCGACGACGTACGGGTCCGGCTGATCGGCGGCGTCACCTTCCCCGGCGGCGAGGAGGCATCCGGTGAGCGTTGA
- a CDS encoding hemerythrin domain-containing protein encodes METNAPMTTDADLVDVRDMLVVHTALLREFRLAPAAVRRVAHDDRRQAFAVERHLDLVCGLMHHHHVGEDELLWPVLSPRLDARATPLLDVAEAQHAGIEAALDRVSGARLSWLGGADDASREELADALSRLHALLAEHLEHEERHLLPLAAAHLSEAEWHAIGDAGARSVPKRDLMLVFGMFAYEGDPEVLRLMLASAPPPVRFLVPRIAPRVYARRARRVHGTPTP; translated from the coding sequence ATGGAGACCAACGCCCCGATGACCACCGACGCCGACCTCGTCGACGTGCGCGACATGCTCGTCGTGCACACCGCCCTGCTGCGCGAGTTCCGGCTCGCCCCCGCCGCCGTACGCCGCGTGGCCCACGACGACCGCCGGCAGGCGTTCGCCGTCGAGCGCCACCTCGACCTGGTCTGCGGCCTGATGCACCACCACCACGTCGGCGAGGACGAGCTCCTCTGGCCGGTGCTCTCCCCGCGGCTCGACGCCCGGGCCACGCCGCTGCTCGACGTCGCCGAGGCGCAGCACGCCGGCATCGAGGCCGCGCTGGACCGGGTCTCCGGGGCGCGGCTGTCCTGGCTGGGCGGCGCGGACGACGCCTCCCGCGAGGAGCTGGCCGACGCGCTGAGCCGCCTGCACGCGCTGCTCGCCGAGCACCTCGAGCACGAGGAGCGGCACCTGCTGCCCCTCGCGGCCGCGCACCTGAGCGAGGCCGAGTGGCACGCCATCGGCGACGCCGGCGCCCGCAGCGTCCCGAAGCGCGACCTGATGCTGGTCTTCGGCATGTTCGCCTACGAGGGCGACCCGGAGGTCCTCCGGCTGATGCTGGCCAGCGCGCCCCCGCCGGTGCGCTTCCTGGTGCCGCGGATCGCACCGCGCGTCTACGCGCGCCGGGCCCGCCGGGTCCACGGCACCCCGACCCCGTGA